A single region of the Vidua macroura isolate BioBank_ID:100142 chromosome 12, ASM2450914v1, whole genome shotgun sequence genome encodes:
- the REC114 gene encoding meiotic recombination protein REC114 isoform X1 yields MAAAGGGRGSQPGLASAPGSAGDTSLLGSATVWPLKRYGRFLPPKDGDHEGQNTSWKVFESNEESGPLVLTIVESGHFFISQGRTVLEGFSLIDSHKWLKIVRRAECLLLRAEAKNECRMFRVQFGGSSREEMQEHCCSCVQKLSEYVPVQGAEEQSLSQDTQGMDTEHAPDEPLSDSCTSLGERRSVAQLAQSVLRQRPELPPACRHPAWSARELGPFIRLCLMDQHFPAFVEDVEKELHRLAQE; encoded by the exons ATGGCGGCAGCTGGCGGCGGTCGTGgctcccagcctgggctggcttCGGCGCCGGGAAGCGCCGGCGACACCTCCCTCCTCGGTAGCGCCACAGTGTGGCCCTTGAAGCGCTACGGTCGCTTCCTCCCCCCGAAGGACGGTGACCATGAGGGGCAGAACACCTCTTGGAAG GTGTTTGAATCAAATGAAGAATCAGGCCCTCTTGTTCTTACCATTGTGGAGTCTGGCCATTTCTTCATTTCCCAAGGACGAACAGTGCTG GAAGGCTTTTCCCTGATTGATTCCCACAAGTGGCTGAAGATAGTGAGGAGAGCAGAGTGCCTGCTGCTCCGGGCAGAGGCCAAg AACGAGTGCCGCATGTTCCGTGTGCAGTTCGGAGGGAGCTCCAGGGAGGAGATGCAggagcactgctgcagctgtgtccaGAAACTCAGCGAGTACGTCCCAGTGCAGGGGGCCGAGGAGCAGAGCCTCAGCCAGGACACCCAGGGCATGGACACTGAGCACGCA CCAGATGAGCCTCTCTCAGACTCCTGCACAAGCCTTGGAGAAAGAAGATCTGTAGCACAGCTTGCACag TCGGTGCTGCGGCAGCGGCCGGAGCTGCCCCCGGCGTGCCGGCACCCAGCCTGGAGCGCCCGGGAGCTGGGGCCCTTCATCCGCCTCTGCCTCATGGACCAGCACTTCCCCGCCTTCGTGGAGGACgtggagaaggagctgcacaGACTCGCCCAGGAATGA
- the REC114 gene encoding meiotic recombination protein REC114 isoform X2: MAAAGGGRGSQPGLASAPGSAGDTSLLGSATVWPLKRYGRFLPPKDGDHEGQNTSWKVFESNEESGPLVLTIVESGHFFISQGRTVLNECRMFRVQFGGSSREEMQEHCCSCVQKLSEYVPVQGAEEQSLSQDTQGMDTEHAPDEPLSDSCTSLGERRSVAQLAQSVLRQRPELPPACRHPAWSARELGPFIRLCLMDQHFPAFVEDVEKELHRLAQE; the protein is encoded by the exons ATGGCGGCAGCTGGCGGCGGTCGTGgctcccagcctgggctggcttCGGCGCCGGGAAGCGCCGGCGACACCTCCCTCCTCGGTAGCGCCACAGTGTGGCCCTTGAAGCGCTACGGTCGCTTCCTCCCCCCGAAGGACGGTGACCATGAGGGGCAGAACACCTCTTGGAAG GTGTTTGAATCAAATGAAGAATCAGGCCCTCTTGTTCTTACCATTGTGGAGTCTGGCCATTTCTTCATTTCCCAAGGACGAACAGTGCTG AACGAGTGCCGCATGTTCCGTGTGCAGTTCGGAGGGAGCTCCAGGGAGGAGATGCAggagcactgctgcagctgtgtccaGAAACTCAGCGAGTACGTCCCAGTGCAGGGGGCCGAGGAGCAGAGCCTCAGCCAGGACACCCAGGGCATGGACACTGAGCACGCA CCAGATGAGCCTCTCTCAGACTCCTGCACAAGCCTTGGAGAAAGAAGATCTGTAGCACAGCTTGCACag TCGGTGCTGCGGCAGCGGCCGGAGCTGCCCCCGGCGTGCCGGCACCCAGCCTGGAGCGCCCGGGAGCTGGGGCCCTTCATCCGCCTCTGCCTCATGGACCAGCACTTCCCCGCCTTCGTGGAGGACgtggagaaggagctgcacaGACTCGCCCAGGAATGA